The Neisseria sicca genome includes a window with the following:
- the miaA gene encoding tRNA (adenosine(37)-N6)-dimethylallyltransferase MiaA, protein MNTLKAFAILGPTAGGKTALALKIAEALPVEIISLDSALVYRDMDIGTAKPTAAELNAVPHHLIDIIPPTESYSAAEFVGDCVRLAEEIRARGRLPLIVGGTMMYFHALTEGLNDLPEANAAVRARLQEEKQQYGLAHLYQSLQTIDPETAGRLKPNDSQRIERALEVYRLTGKPLSAHFAEKADYTPPLDLCTTALIPENRALLHENIARRFTKMLEQGFIDEMRALRQKYPELTADMPSMRCVGYRQAWDYLEDLTDYDTFVEKGIAATRQLAKRQLTWLRKIPLAHSIDPYTDGDHVQTTLALVRRHFQI, encoded by the coding sequence ATGAACACCCTAAAAGCCTTTGCCATCCTCGGCCCGACTGCCGGCGGGAAAACCGCCCTTGCCTTGAAAATCGCCGAAGCCCTGCCGGTTGAAATCATCAGTCTCGATTCCGCGCTGGTGTACCGCGATATGGATATCGGCACGGCAAAGCCGACCGCTGCTGAGCTTAATGCCGTGCCGCACCACCTTATCGACATCATTCCACCGACGGAGTCTTACAGCGCGGCAGAGTTTGTCGGCGACTGCGTGCGGCTGGCGGAGGAAATCCGTGCGCGCGGCAGGCTGCCTTTGATTGTCGGCGGCACGATGATGTATTTCCACGCGTTGACCGAAGGCTTGAACGACCTGCCCGAAGCCAATGCCGCCGTGCGCGCCCGGTTGCAGGAAGAAAAACAACAATACGGCTTGGCGCATCTGTATCAAAGCCTGCAAACCATAGACCCTGAAACCGCAGGTCGTCTGAAACCGAATGACAGCCAACGTATTGAACGCGCTTTGGAAGTGTACCGCCTGACCGGCAAGCCCTTGAGCGCGCATTTTGCCGAAAAAGCCGATTACACTCCGCCGCTCGACCTCTGTACCACCGCCCTGATTCCCGAAAACCGCGCCTTGCTGCACGAAAACATCGCCCGCCGGTTCACAAAAATGCTGGAACAAGGCTTCATCGACGAAATGCGCGCCCTGCGCCAAAAATATCCCGAACTGACCGCCGATATGCCCTCTATGCGCTGCGTCGGCTACCGGCAGGCATGGGATTACCTCGAAGACTTGACCGATTACGACACCTTTGTCGAAAAAGGCATTGCCGCCACCCGCCAGCTTGCCAAACGCCAACTCACTTGGTTGCGCAAAATCCCATTGGCGCACAGCATCGACCCCTATACCGACGGCGACCACGTTCAGACGACCTTGGCACTCGTCCGCCGCCATTTCCAAATCTAA
- the aroA gene encoding 3-phosphoshikimate 1-carboxyvinyltransferase — protein MTESIRLPAASLKPATVALPGSKSISNRTLLLAALSDNTCEIHSLLKSDDTDRMLEALDKLGVEIEYLAEGRLKVHGTGGRFPNRTADLFLGNAGTAFRPLTAALAVLGGDYHLHGVARMHERPIGDLVDALRIAGADVEYLGNEHYPPLHIGERQDRGERIIPIKGNVSSQFLTALLMALPLTGQAFEIRMVGELISKPYIDITLKLMAQFGVQVANEDYRVFKIPVDARYHAPEHLHVEGDASSASYFLAAGLIAATPVRVTGIGANSIQGDVAFAHELEKIGADVVWGENFVEVSRPKESAIQAFDLDANHIPDAAMTLAIVALATGQTCTLRNIGSWRVKETDRIAAMANELRKLGAEVVEEAEAIHITPPETLTPDAVIDTYDDHRMAMCFSLVSLLGVPVVINDPKCTHKTFPTYFEVFSSLTDAV, from the coding sequence ATGACCGAATCCATCCGCCTCCCCGCTGCCTCGCTCAAGCCCGCCACCGTCGCCCTGCCCGGCTCCAAAAGTATCAGCAACCGCACCCTGCTGCTCGCCGCCTTGTCCGACAACACTTGCGAAATCCATTCCCTGCTCAAATCCGACGATACCGACCGTATGTTGGAAGCCCTTGATAAACTCGGCGTTGAAATCGAATATCTTGCCGAAGGTCGTCTGAAAGTACACGGCACAGGAGGACGTTTCCCCAATCGGACTGCCGATTTGTTTTTAGGCAACGCGGGAACGGCGTTTCGTCCGCTGACCGCCGCGCTGGCCGTTTTGGGCGGAGATTATCATCTGCACGGCGTTGCGCGTATGCACGAACGCCCTATCGGCGATTTGGTCGATGCGCTGCGGATTGCCGGCGCCGATGTCGAATATCTCGGCAACGAACACTATCCGCCGCTTCATATCGGCGAACGCCAAGACCGCGGCGAGCGCATAATTCCGATTAAAGGCAATGTGTCCAGCCAGTTTCTAACCGCCCTCTTGATGGCGCTGCCGCTGACTGGGCAGGCATTTGAAATCCGTATGGTCGGCGAGTTGATTTCCAAGCCCTATATTGACATCACCTTGAAACTGATGGCGCAATTCGGCGTACAGGTTGCCAATGAAGACTACCGCGTCTTCAAAATCCCCGTCGATGCCCGCTACCACGCGCCCGAACATCTGCACGTCGAAGGCGATGCTTCCAGCGCATCCTACTTCCTCGCAGCCGGTTTGATTGCCGCTACGCCCGTCCGCGTTACCGGTATCGGCGCAAACAGCATACAGGGCGATGTAGCCTTCGCCCACGAGCTGGAAAAAATCGGTGCGGATGTGGTTTGGGGCGAAAACTTCGTCGAAGTCTCTCGCCCGAAAGAAAGTGCCATCCAAGCCTTTGATTTGGATGCGAACCATATCCCCGATGCCGCCATGACCCTCGCCATCGTCGCACTTGCCACAGGACAAACCTGCACGCTGCGCAACATCGGCTCATGGCGCGTCAAGGAAACCGACCGCATCGCCGCGATGGCAAACGAGTTGCGCAAACTTGGCGCGGAAGTCGTCGAAGAAGCCGAAGCGATTCACATCACCCCGCCTGAAACGCTGACACCCGACGCCGTCATCGACACTTACGACGACCACCGCATGGCGATGTGTTTCTCGCTGGTTTCCCTGTTGGGCGTACCCGTCGTCATCAACGACCCGAAATGCACCCATAAAACCTTTCCGACTTATTTTGAAGTGTTCTCATCGCTGACCGACGCGGTTTAA
- the mfd gene encoding transcription-repair coupling factor, with translation MTYPIPKPREKSRWLNLSQGSLPLALARYLPHKRLKVVLTQDAEQALHLQTAWRFFRPHDTAVFLPDWETLPYERFSPHQDLVSERLSALWQIKSGAADVLFVPVATAMQKLPPVPFLAGRTFWLKTGQTLDIGRLKSDLVDAGYNHVSHVVAAGEFAVRGGIVDLFPMGSEMPYRIDLFDDEIDSIKTFDTDTQRTISPVSEIRLLPAHEFPTDGEAQKIFRSRFREEVDGNPNDAAVYKAVSNGHFGAGVEYYLPLFFENELETLFDYIGEDALFVSLGDVHAEANRFWSDVKSRYAMAQGDETYPPLLPQHLYLSTDVFAGRLKNYGQVLPDVSGKEHTLPDLAVNRQSDEPLQALKDFQTTFEGRILLCAESLGRRETMLGFLQQNGLKAKPVSDWQGFLSAHEPLMITVAPLAYGFKLGGPQSPNQQQPTPASEGEGKTVADQTEFSAAATNPLPSPLPQEREQSAAAVSDDLKTESSLHPVESSLHGQIRQQPAPSHVWEDWGEGKAVAAQSAIAVITESELYQYVARSRVHNRRKKHAAVSDGLLRDLAEINIGDPVVHEEHGIGRYMGLVTMDLGGETNEMMLLEYAGEAQLYVPVSQLHLISRYSGQAHENVALHKLGSGAWNKAKRKAAEKARDTAAELLNLYAQRAAQSGHKFEINELDYQAFADGFGYEETEDQAAAIAAVIKDLTQAKPMDRLVCGDVGFGKTEVALRAAFVAVMGGKQVAVLAPTTLLVEQHAQNFADRFADFPVKVASLSRFNNSKATKAALEGMADGTVDIVIGTHKLVQDDIKFKNLGLVIIDEEHRFGVRQKEQLKRLRANVDILTMTATPIPRTLSMALEGLRDFSLITTAPSRRLAVKTFVKPFSEGSVREAVLRELKRGGQVFFLHNEVDTIENMRERLETLLPEARIGVAHGQLRERELEQVMRDFLQQRFNVLLCSTIIETGIDIPNANTIIINRADKFGLAQLHQLRGRVGRSHHQAYAYLLTPEYITKDAEKRLDAIAAADELGAGFTLAMQDLEIRGAGEILGEGQSGEMIQVGFTLYTEMLKQAVRDLKKGRQPDLDAPLGITTEIKLHSPALLPESYCPDIHERLVLYKRLAVCETVQQINAIHEELVDRFGLPEQPVKTLIESHHLRLAAKELGIDAIDATSEAVTVTFGKHHQIDPTEIILLIQTDKKYRLAGADKLRFTAEMENIEVRINTVKNVLKTLKERVVAK, from the coding sequence ATGACCTACCCTATCCCCAAACCCCGTGAAAAATCCCGTTGGCTCAATCTTTCGCAAGGCTCGCTGCCGCTGGCTTTGGCGCGTTATCTGCCGCATAAGCGGCTCAAAGTCGTGCTGACCCAAGATGCTGAACAGGCGTTGCACCTTCAGACGGCATGGCGGTTTTTCCGTCCGCACGATACGGCGGTGTTCCTACCGGACTGGGAAACGCTGCCTTACGAGCGTTTTTCGCCGCATCAGGATTTGGTGTCGGAGCGGCTCTCGGCGTTGTGGCAGATTAAAAGCGGCGCAGCGGACGTGTTGTTCGTGCCGGTTGCCACGGCAATGCAGAAGCTGCCGCCCGTGCCGTTTCTGGCGGGGCGCACGTTTTGGCTGAAAACGGGGCAGACTCTGGATATAGGTCGTCTGAAAAGCGATTTGGTGGATGCGGGCTACAACCATGTTTCCCATGTTGTCGCGGCGGGCGAATTTGCCGTGCGCGGCGGGATTGTCGATTTATTCCCGATGGGCAGCGAAATGCCCTACCGCATCGATTTGTTCGACGATGAAATCGACAGCATCAAAACCTTTGACACCGACACGCAGCGCACCATCTCCCCCGTTTCCGAAATCCGCCTGCTGCCGGCGCACGAATTCCCCACCGACGGCGAGGCGCAAAAAATCTTCCGCAGCCGCTTCCGCGAGGAAGTTGATGGCAATCCGAACGATGCCGCTGTGTACAAAGCCGTCAGCAACGGCCACTTCGGCGCGGGCGTGGAATATTATCTGCCGCTGTTTTTTGAAAACGAGCTGGAAACGCTGTTTGACTATATCGGCGAAGATGCGCTGTTTGTCTCTTTGGGCGACGTTCACGCCGAGGCAAACCGCTTTTGGAGCGACGTCAAATCGCGTTACGCGATGGCGCAGGGCGACGAAACCTATCCGCCTTTGCTTCCACAGCATTTGTATCTCTCTACCGATGTGTTCGCAGGTCGTCTGAAAAACTACGGTCAGGTGCTGCCCGATGTTTCTGGCAAGGAACACACCCTGCCCGACCTTGCCGTCAACCGCCAATCCGACGAGCCGTTACAGGCATTGAAGGATTTTCAGACGACCTTTGAGGGGCGGATTTTGCTGTGTGCCGAAAGCTTGGGACGGCGCGAAACCATGCTCGGTTTCTTGCAGCAAAACGGTTTGAAAGCCAAACCTGTATCCGACTGGCAGGGCTTTTTATCGGCACATGAGCCGCTGATGATTACAGTGGCGCCGTTGGCATACGGGTTCAAACTGGGCGGGCCGCAATCCCCGAACCAACAACAACCCACTCCCGCCTCCGAGGGAGAAGGCAAAACGGTTGCTGACCAAACCGAATTTTCCGCAGCCGCAACAAACCCTCTCCCTAGCCCTCTCCCTCAGGAGAGGGAACAAAGTGCCGCCGCCGTTTCAGACGACCTGAAAACCGAAAGCAGCCTGCACCCCGTCGAAAGTAGTCTGCACGGGCAAATCCGACAGCAACCTGCTCCCTCCCACGTGTGGGAGGATTGGGGAGAGGGCAAAGCGGTTGCCGCTCAAAGTGCCATCGCCGTCATCACCGAATCCGAGCTCTACCAATACGTCGCCCGTTCGCGCGTCCACAACCGCCGCAAGAAACACGCCGCCGTTTCAGACGGCCTGTTGCGCGACCTTGCTGAAATCAATATCGGCGATCCCGTCGTGCACGAGGAACACGGCATCGGGCGCTATATGGGCTTGGTAACGATGGATTTGGGCGGCGAAACCAACGAAATGATGTTGCTCGAATACGCGGGTGAAGCGCAGCTTTATGTACCTGTTTCGCAACTGCATTTAATCAGCCGCTACTCCGGCCAAGCGCATGAAAACGTCGCCCTGCACAAACTCGGCAGCGGCGCGTGGAACAAGGCGAAACGCAAGGCCGCCGAAAAAGCGCGCGACACCGCCGCCGAGTTGCTCAACCTCTACGCCCAACGCGCCGCCCAATCGGGACACAAGTTTGAAATCAACGAGTTGGACTATCAGGCGTTTGCCGACGGCTTTGGCTACGAAGAAACCGAAGACCAGGCCGCCGCCATCGCCGCCGTGATTAAAGACTTGACGCAGGCGAAGCCGATGGACCGCCTTGTTTGCGGCGATGTCGGTTTCGGCAAAACCGAAGTCGCCCTGCGCGCCGCATTTGTGGCGGTGATGGGCGGCAAACAAGTCGCCGTACTCGCCCCGACCACGCTTCTGGTCGAGCAGCACGCGCAAAATTTCGCCGACCGCTTCGCCGATTTTCCCGTGAAAGTCGCCAGCCTTTCGCGTTTCAACAACAGCAAAGCCACCAAAGCCGCGCTCGAAGGCATGGCGGACGGCACGGTCGATATCGTTATCGGCACGCACAAATTGGTGCAGGACGACATAAAATTCAAAAACTTAGGTTTAGTGATTATCGACGAAGAACACCGCTTCGGCGTGCGCCAAAAAGAGCAGCTCAAACGCCTGCGCGCCAATGTCGATATCCTCACCATGACCGCCACGCCGATTCCGCGCACCCTCAGCATGGCGCTCGAAGGTCTGCGCGACTTCTCGCTAATTACCACCGCGCCCAGCCGCCGCCTCGCCGTCAAAACCTTTGTCAAACCCTTCAGCGAAGGCAGCGTGCGCGAAGCCGTATTGCGCGAACTCAAACGCGGCGGACAAGTGTTTTTCCTGCACAATGAAGTGGATACGATTGAAAATATGCGAGAGCGGCTGGAAACCCTGTTGCCCGAAGCCCGCATCGGCGTGGCGCACGGACAACTGCGCGAGCGCGAGCTGGAACAAGTGATGCGCGACTTTTTGCAGCAACGATTTAACGTATTGCTCTGTTCCACCATCATCGAAACTGGCATCGACATTCCCAACGCCAACACCATCATCATCAACCGCGCCGACAAATTCGGGCTGGCGCAACTGCACCAGCTTCGCGGACGCGTCGGCCGCAGCCACCACCAAGCCTACGCCTACCTGCTCACACCCGAATACATTACCAAAGACGCAGAAAAACGCCTCGACGCCATCGCGGCGGCAGACGAACTCGGCGCAGGTTTCACCCTCGCCATGCAGGATTTGGAAATCCGCGGCGCAGGCGAAATCCTCGGCGAAGGACAATCCGGCGAAATGATACAGGTCGGCTTCACGCTCTACACCGAAATGCTCAAACAAGCCGTGCGCGACCTTAAAAAAGGCCGCCAGCCCGACCTCGACGCACCGTTGGGCATCACCACCGAAATCAAACTGCACAGCCCCGCCCTGCTGCCCGAAAGCTACTGCCCCGACATCCACGAACGGCTCGTTCTCTACAAACGCCTCGCCGTCTGCGAAACCGTGCAACAAATCAACGCCATACACGAAGAACTCGTCGATCGCTTCGGCCTGCCCGAACAACCCGTCAAAACCCTCATCGAAAGCCACCACCTGCGGCTCGCCGCAAAAGAATTGGGCATAGACGCCATCGACGCCACCAGCGAAGCCGTAACCGTTACCTTCGGCAAACACCACCAAATCGACCCGACAGAAATCATCCTGCTGATTCAGACAGATAAAAAATACCGGCTCGCTGGGGCGGATAAGTTAAGATTTACAGCCGAGATGGAAAATATCGAAGTCAGGATTAACACCGTGAAGAATGTGTTGAAGACTTTGAAAGAAAGAGTGGTAGCAAAGTAG
- the tadA gene encoding tRNA adenosine(34) deaminase TadA — MLTTPPVAPQTLAALQSLGIRSIEELRNTGSVQAFLLLKAAGLTVTRSTLWQLEALLLGIKPQDLPQTHKNALEQAVKNHPPVAVFPTSSEMETFMRAALSQAEQSARIGEIPVGAVVVSNNRIIAAAHNTCVSDHDISRHAEIRALAAAGAALQNYRLDECDLYITLEPCAMCASAIIQARVRRVIYGAAEPKTGAAGSVVNLFANPLLNKHTAIKGSILEYECKAVLQEFFQTRRKQG, encoded by the coding sequence CTGTTGACCACACCGCCCGTCGCCCCGCAAACTTTAGCCGCCCTGCAATCACTTGGCATCCGCAGTATAGAAGAGCTGCGCAACACGGGTTCTGTCCAAGCCTTCCTGTTGCTCAAGGCCGCCGGACTGACCGTTACCCGCAGCACGCTTTGGCAACTCGAAGCCCTGTTGCTCGGTATCAAGCCGCAAGACCTGCCGCAAACACACAAAAACGCTTTGGAGCAAGCCGTCAAAAACCATCCGCCCGTCGCCGTTTTTCCCACGTCGTCTGAAATGGAAACCTTCATGCGCGCCGCCTTGTCGCAGGCAGAACAATCCGCCCGCATCGGCGAAATCCCCGTCGGCGCGGTCGTCGTCTCCAACAACCGAATCATCGCCGCCGCTCACAACACCTGCGTCAGCGACCACGACATTAGCCGCCACGCTGAAATCCGCGCCCTTGCCGCCGCGGGCGCCGCCCTTCAAAACTACCGCCTCGACGAGTGCGACCTCTACATCACGCTCGAACCTTGCGCCATGTGCGCCTCCGCCATCATCCAAGCCCGCGTCCGCCGCGTCATCTATGGCGCGGCAGAACCCAAAACCGGCGCGGCAGGCAGCGTAGTCAATCTGTTTGCCAACCCACTGCTGAATAAACACACGGCAATCAAAGGCAGCATTTTGGAATACGAATGCAAAGCCGTTTTGCAGGAGTTTTTTCAGACGAGGCGCAAACAAGGTTGA